A genomic window from Fibrobacterota bacterium includes:
- a CDS encoding 1-deoxy-D-xylulose-5-phosphate synthase, which produces MAEISGPPKPGPLLSLIRTPDDVKKLGLAELAALGAEMREFIVSTISRHGGHLSPNLGTVELTLALFKVYSPGFDRFVWDVGHQAYPHKLLSGRHETFHTIRQHGGLSGFLKRSESKFDDFGAGHASTSISAALGMSVGRDLLKRTNRVFAIIGDGSLTGGMALEALNNAGVRHEDLTVILNDNKMSIAENVGSIAKHLNRVITDPRWNKFRKDVWGALGHLDKVGKGWADQAREAARKVEEAVKGMVLPGSLFEDLGFRYYGPLDGHDLPTLVDFFEKLKDVPGPKLVHVITQKGKGYEPAEKDTAGKWHGLGAFDPETGKVAPSSDPRPSYTQVFGEALLNLAKDHPELVAITGAMPSGTGVNVLAKAFPDRVFDVGIAEQHAVTFAAGLACEGIRPVVAIYSTFLQRAYDQIVHDVAIQHLPVIFCLDRGGLVGADGPTHHGVLDLAYLRTIQTMVVMAPKDEMEMVDMLHTAYAYKDGPTSIRYPRGSGRGVPSREPKLLEIGVPEVLRQGSRVALFGIGSMVETCEKVSDLLREVGIEATVVNARFAKPLSPTHYQTILAGHDLVVTLEDGVRSGGYGSAVAETMADLGLPKRHLLLGHPADRFIDHGDNERLYQDMGLDAPSIAARIRQTLENS; this is translated from the coding sequence ATGGCAGAGATTTCCGGACCGCCGAAGCCCGGTCCGCTCCTATCGCTCATCCGGACTCCGGATGATGTGAAGAAATTGGGACTTGCAGAGCTTGCGGCGCTGGGCGCCGAGATGCGCGAATTCATCGTCAGTACCATCAGTCGCCATGGCGGCCACCTGAGTCCCAATTTGGGAACCGTGGAGCTGACACTCGCTCTCTTCAAAGTCTACTCTCCGGGCTTCGATCGGTTCGTCTGGGACGTGGGCCACCAGGCCTATCCCCACAAGCTTCTTTCCGGTCGACACGAAACCTTCCATACCATCCGCCAGCACGGCGGGTTGTCCGGCTTCTTGAAGCGCTCGGAAAGCAAATTCGACGACTTCGGCGCCGGCCACGCCAGCACCTCGATTTCCGCGGCGCTGGGCATGTCCGTCGGACGCGACCTGCTCAAGCGGACAAATCGTGTCTTCGCGATCATCGGTGACGGCAGCCTCACCGGCGGCATGGCGCTGGAAGCGTTGAACAACGCGGGCGTTCGCCACGAAGACCTCACGGTGATCCTCAACGACAACAAGATGTCGATCGCCGAAAACGTGGGCAGCATCGCCAAACACCTCAACCGCGTGATCACCGACCCCCGCTGGAACAAGTTCCGCAAGGACGTGTGGGGCGCGTTGGGGCATCTGGACAAGGTGGGCAAGGGTTGGGCGGATCAGGCCCGCGAAGCCGCCCGCAAGGTGGAAGAGGCCGTCAAGGGAATGGTCCTCCCTGGATCGTTGTTCGAAGACCTCGGATTCCGCTACTACGGCCCCCTGGACGGCCACGACCTGCCAACTCTGGTGGACTTCTTCGAAAAGCTCAAGGACGTTCCCGGCCCCAAGCTGGTGCACGTGATCACGCAAAAGGGCAAAGGCTACGAGCCCGCGGAAAAAGACACCGCCGGCAAATGGCACGGCTTGGGAGCCTTCGATCCGGAGACCGGCAAGGTCGCTCCGTCTTCCGATCCACGCCCCAGCTACACGCAAGTGTTCGGCGAAGCGCTCCTGAACCTTGCCAAGGATCATCCGGAGCTGGTGGCCATCACGGGCGCCATGCCTTCGGGAACCGGCGTGAACGTGCTGGCCAAGGCATTCCCCGATCGCGTCTTCGACGTGGGCATCGCCGAACAGCACGCGGTGACCTTCGCCGCAGGCCTGGCCTGCGAAGGCATCCGGCCGGTGGTGGCCATCTATTCCACCTTCCTGCAGCGCGCCTACGACCAGATCGTCCACGACGTGGCCATCCAGCACCTGCCGGTCATTTTCTGTCTAGATCGCGGCGGCCTGGTGGGCGCCGACGGCCCCACGCACCACGGCGTGCTGGACCTCGCCTACTTGCGCACCATCCAGACCATGGTGGTGATGGCGCCCAAGGACGAGATGGAGATGGTGGACATGCTCCACACCGCCTACGCCTACAAGGACGGCCCCACCTCCATCCGCTATCCGCGCGGATCGGGTCGTGGCGTTCCCTCCCGCGAGCCCAAGCTCCTGGAGATCGGCGTTCCCGAGGTGTTGCGCCAAGGATCGCGCGTGGCACTGTTCGGAATCGGCAGCATGGTGGAGACCTGCGAGAAGGTTTCCGACTTGTTGCGCGAAGTGGGCATCGAGGCCACCGTGGTGAACGCGCGCTTCGCCAAGCCTCTTTCGCCCACGCACTACCAAACCATTTTGGCTGGCCACGACTTGGTGGTCACGCTGGAAGACGGCGTCCGTTCCGGCGGCTATGGATCGGCTGTCGCCGAGACCATGGCCGACCTGGGCCTTCCCAAGCGCCACTTGTTGTTGGGTCATCCCGCCGACCGTTTCATCGACCATGGCGACAACGAACGCTTGTACCAGGACATGGGCCTGGACGCGCCGTCGATCGCCGCACGCATTCGTCAGACACTGGAGAATTCATGA